In Candidatus Roizmanbacteria bacterium CG_4_9_14_0_2_um_filter_38_17, a genomic segment contains:
- a CDS encoding site-2 protease family protein: MIGTLFTNPLLFFGWFIALIVAITVHEFAHAFAADRLGDPTPRIQGRLTLNPLSHLDPLGTLMILFVRFGWGKPVQFDPFNLENPKRDAAIISLAGPASNIVLAVIASLLLRVIGSTSPVVFVLLAAILQPIILLNIILAIFNLIPIHPLDGFKIVAGLLNKNQYRQWMELQRYGIFILILLLLPLGPGGPFIQGLISGPIKFLVNILIPSSIQLI, translated from the coding sequence ATGATCGGAACCTTATTTACCAACCCCTTGTTATTTTTTGGTTGGTTTATAGCGCTAATCGTAGCCATTACTGTTCATGAATTTGCCCATGCCTTTGCGGCTGATCGCCTCGGAGACCCTACTCCCCGGATTCAAGGACGACTAACCCTCAACCCTTTGAGCCATCTGGATCCTTTAGGAACGCTGATGATTTTATTTGTGAGATTTGGTTGGGGTAAACCAGTGCAGTTTGATCCTTTTAATCTGGAAAATCCCAAACGAGACGCAGCGATAATCTCACTTGCTGGTCCAGCTTCTAATATTGTCTTAGCAGTTATTGCAAGTCTGCTTTTGAGAGTTATTGGCTCAACGTCACCAGTTGTTTTTGTGCTATTGGCCGCAATTCTACAACCAATAATCTTATTAAATATCATCCTTGCAATCTTTAATCTCATTCCTATTCATCCGCTGGATGGGTTTAAAATAGTAGCAGGACTACTAAACAAGAATCAGTATCGTCAATGGATGGAGCTTCAAAGATACGGTATCTTTATCCTTATTCTGCTACTATTACCTCTAGGTCCCGGTGGTCCTTTTATCCAAGGATTAATTAGTGGACCAATTAAGTTTCTGGTTAACATACTTATCCCATCTTCAATTCAGCTGATTTAA